ATGAGGAGATCGAGCGCCGGCGGAACCTCGCCAACGGCGCCGACATCGCGACCCTCATCTACACGTCGGGCTCGACGGGCCGGCCGAAGGGCTGCGTGCTCACGCACAGCAACTTCGTCGAGCTGAGCCGCAACGCCGCCAAGTCGCTGCACGAGGTCGTCGAGACTCCGGGCGCTTCGACGCTCCTGTTCATCACGACGGCGCACGTCTTCGCCCGCTTCATCTCGATCCTCGACATCCATGCCGGCGTCAAGACGGGTCACCAGCCCGACACGAAGCACCTCCTCCCCGCTCTCGGCTCGTTCAAGCCGACGTTCCTCCTCGCCGTCCCGCGTGTGTTCGAGAAGGTCTACAACTCGGCCGAGCAGAAGGCCGAGGCGGGCGGCAAGGGCAAGATCTTCCGCGCCGCCGCGAGCGCCGCGATCGAGCACTCGAAGCTCCGCGAAGAGGGCAAGAAGATCCCCCTCGGGCTCAAGATCAGGTTCGCGCTCTTCGACCGGCTCGTCTACAGCAAGCTCCGCGAGGCGATGGGCGGCAAGGTCGTCTACGCCGTGTCGGGCTCCGCTCCCCTGGGCTCTCGCCTCGGCCACTTCTTCCACAGCCTCGGCGTCGTGATCCTCGAGGGATACGGACTCACCGAGACCACGGCCCCCGCAACGGTCAACCTCGCGACGAAGTCGAAGATCGGGACCGTCGGACCCGCGCTCCCCGGCGTCGGCGTCCGTCTCGCCGACGACGGCGAGATCCAGGTCCGCGGCATCAACGTCTTCAAGGAGTACTGGCGCAACCCCGAGGCGACGGCCGCCGCGTTCGACGGCGACTGGTTCCTCACCGGCGACCTGGGCTCGTTCGACGATGAGGGCTTCCTCAGGATCACGGGTCGCAAGAAGGAGATCATCGTCACGGCCGGCGGCAAGAACGTCGCGCCGGCCGCCCTCGAAGACCCCATCCGCTCGAACCCGATCGTCGGCCAGGTCGTCGTCGTGGGCGACCAGAAGCCGTTCATCTCCTGCCTCGTCACCCTCGACCCCGAGATGCTGCCGACCTGGCTCGCCAACAACGACCTGCCGGCCGACATGTCGCTCGCCGATGCCGCGAAGAACAGCGCCGTCCGTGCCGAAGTGCAGCGGGCGATCGACACCGCCAACAAGTCCGTCTCGCGCGCCGAGTCGATCCGCAAGTTCGCGATCCTCTCGACCGAGTGGACCGAGGCGAGCGGGCACCTCACACCGAAGATGAGCATCAAGCGCAACGTCATCCTGCAGGACTTCGCGTCCGAGGTCGACGAGCTCTACAACGTGCCGGTCGCGACGACCAACGTGTCGCTCGGAGGCTGAGCGGCCAAGCCACGCAAGAGGGCCCGGACGATCGTCCGGGCCCTCTTCGCGTCAGAACCAGTCGCTCTCGCGGATCTCCCGCATCGCGACCTTGCGCTCCTCGGGCGTGAGGCGCTGGATGTACAGCATCCCGTCGAGGTGGTCGGTCTCGTGCTGCAGCGCCTGAGCGAGCAGACCCTCGCCCTCGACCACGATCTCGTTGCCGTCGAGGTCGATCCCCCGCACCTTCGCATACGGATGCCGCAGCGCGTCGTGCCAGAGCCCCGGGACGGAGAGGCATCCCTCGCCGGTCGGCACGGGGTCACCCGAGACCTCGACGATCTCGGGGTTGATGACGTAGCCGATGTCGCCGTCGATGTTGTAGCTGAAGGCCCGGAGGCCGACGCCGATCTGCGGTGCGGCGACGCCGGCGCGGCCGGGGAGCTCGACGGTGTCGACGAGATCCTGCACGAGTGCGCGCACGCCGTCGTC
This genomic interval from Microbacterium sp. 4R-513 contains the following:
- the def gene encoding peptide deformylase is translated as MAVRPIRLFGDPVLRAPSAPIGEIDDGVRALVQDLVDTVELPGRAGVAAPQIGVGLRAFSYNIDGDIGYVINPEIVEVSGDPVPTGEGCLSVPGLWHDALRHPYAKVRGIDLDGNEIVVEGEGLLAQALQHETDHLDGMLYIQRLTPEERKVAMREIRESDWF